In Paracoccus fistulariae, a single window of DNA contains:
- a CDS encoding Lrp/AsnC family transcriptional regulator, with product MEILRILSADATKSAAEIGRMVGIGQSAAWRRIRKLTEAGILGRRRILIDNAALGFGVTVFLGIRLAAKGRTSLEDFERAVTAIPEVQTVQHVLGQFDYRLRIIARDISDFERILRRRIMTLPGVGQVEANVMLSEERLPGPLGTL from the coding sequence ATGGAAATCCTGCGGATCCTCTCCGCAGATGCCACGAAAAGCGCGGCCGAGATTGGCCGCATGGTCGGGATCGGTCAGTCGGCGGCATGGCGCCGCATCCGCAAACTGACCGAGGCAGGCATATTGGGTCGCAGGCGCATCCTGATCGACAATGCCGCCCTTGGCTTTGGCGTCACCGTCTTCCTTGGCATCCGGCTGGCCGCGAAGGGCCGGACCAGCCTTGAGGATTTCGAACGCGCCGTGACCGCCATCCCCGAAGTTCAGACGGTGCAGCATGTGCTTGGCCAGTTCGACTACCGGCTGCGCATCATTGCCCGCGATATCAGCGATTTCGAGCGTATCCTGCGCCGTCGCATCATGACGCTGCCGGGCGTCGGTCAGGTCGAGGCCAATGTGATGCTGTCCGAAGAACGCCTGCCCGGTCCCCTGGGCACGCTTTAG
- the ilvD gene encoding dihydroxy-acid dehydratase, whose product MPAYRSRTTTHGRNMAGARGLWRATGVKDSDFGKPIIAIVNSFTQFVPGHVHLKDLGQLVAREVEAAGGIAKEFNTIAVDDGIAMGHDGMLYSLPSREVIADSVEYMVNAHCADAMVCISNCDKITPGMLMAALRLNIPVVFVSGGPMEAGKVVLEDGKVKALDLVDAMVAAADDNVSDADVQAIERSACPTCGSCSGMFTANSMNCLTEALGLSLPGNGSTLATHADRKRLFVEAGHLVVDLARRYYEGDDASVLPRSIASFEAFKNAMTLDIAMGGSTNTVLHLLAAAYEGQVDFTMSDIDKLSRKVPVLCKVAPAKSDVHMEDVHRAGGIMAILGELDRAGLLDTSVGNVHSGTLAEALDRWDVMRTDAASVHDFYRAAPGGVPTQTAFSQDRRYDDVDTDRAAGVIRDAEHAFSKDGGLAVLYGNLAEDGCIVKTAGVDESILKFEGPAHIFESQDDAVSGILTGKVKAGEVVLIRYEGPRGGPGMQEMLYPTSYLKSKGLGKDCALVTDGRFSGGSSGLSIGHVSPEAAEGGTIGLVEQGDLIQIDIPNRVIHLAVDDAELAARRETRDAEGWKPVKPRQRKITTALRAYAALTTSAAKGAVRVVPE is encoded by the coding sequence ATGCCTGCATATCGTTCACGCACCACCACCCACGGCCGCAACATGGCGGGCGCACGCGGATTGTGGCGGGCGACCGGTGTGAAGGACAGCGATTTCGGCAAGCCGATCATTGCCATCGTGAACAGCTTCACCCAATTCGTGCCGGGCCATGTCCATCTGAAGGATCTGGGCCAGCTGGTCGCGCGCGAGGTCGAAGCAGCGGGCGGGATCGCCAAGGAGTTCAACACCATCGCCGTGGATGACGGCATTGCGATGGGCCATGACGGCATGCTGTATTCGCTGCCCTCGCGTGAGGTGATCGCGGATTCGGTGGAATATATGGTCAACGCCCATTGCGCCGATGCGATGGTCTGCATCAGCAATTGCGACAAGATCACCCCCGGCATGCTGATGGCGGCGCTGCGTCTGAATATTCCGGTCGTTTTCGTCTCGGGCGGACCGATGGAGGCCGGCAAGGTCGTGCTGGAAGATGGCAAGGTCAAGGCGCTGGATCTGGTCGATGCCATGGTCGCGGCGGCCGATGACAATGTCTCGGACGCCGATGTGCAGGCGATCGAGCGTTCGGCCTGTCCGACCTGCGGGTCCTGTTCGGGCATGTTCACGGCCAATTCGATGAACTGCCTGACCGAGGCGCTTGGTCTGTCGCTGCCCGGCAATGGCTCGACCCTCGCGACCCATGCGGACCGCAAGCGGCTGTTCGTCGAGGCGGGGCATCTGGTCGTCGATCTGGCGCGTCGCTATTACGAAGGCGACGATGCCAGCGTCCTGCCGCGTTCTATCGCCAGTTTCGAGGCGTTCAAGAACGCGATGACGCTGGATATCGCCATGGGCGGTTCGACCAACACCGTGCTGCACCTGCTGGCTGCGGCCTATGAGGGGCAGGTAGATTTCACCATGTCCGATATCGACAAGCTGTCGCGCAAGGTGCCGGTGCTGTGCAAGGTCGCCCCGGCCAAAAGCGATGTCCATATGGAGGATGTCCACCGCGCAGGTGGGATCATGGCGATTCTGGGTGAACTGGACCGCGCCGGTCTGCTGGATACCAGCGTCGGCAACGTCCATTCCGGCACGCTGGCCGAGGCGCTGGACCGCTGGGACGTGATGCGCACCGATGCGGCCTCGGTCCATGATTTCTACCGCGCGGCGCCGGGTGGCGTGCCGACGCAGACCGCATTCTCGCAGGATCGCCGCTATGACGATGTCGATACGGACCGCGCTGCGGGCGTGATCCGCGATGCCGAACATGCCTTTTCCAAGGATGGCGGTCTGGCCGTGCTTTACGGCAATCTGGCCGAGGATGGCTGTATCGTCAAAACCGCAGGCGTCGATGAATCGATCCTGAAATTCGAGGGCCCGGCGCATATCTTTGAAAGCCAGGATGACGCGGTGTCGGGCATCCTGACCGGCAAGGTCAAGGCGGGCGAGGTCGTGCTGATCCGCTACGAGGGACCGCGCGGCGGGCCGGGGATGCAGGAAATGCTGTATCCGACCAGCTATCTGAAATCGAAAGGTCTGGGCAAGGATTGCGCGCTGGTGACGGATGGTCGTTTCTCGGGCGGTTCATCGGGTCTGTCCATCGGCCATGTCTCGCCCGAGGCGGCCGAGGGCGGCACCATCGGACTGGTCGAGCAGGGCGATCTGATCCAGATCGACATTCCGAACCGGGTGATTCACCTGGCCGTGGATGATGCTGAACTGGCCGCCCGTCGTGAAACGCGCGATGCCGAAGGCTGGAAGCCCGTGAAGCCGCGTCAGCGCAAGATCACCACGGCGCTGCGGGCCTATGCCGCGCTGACCACCAGCGCGGCCAAGGGCGCGGTCCGGGTCGTGCCCGAGTGA
- a CDS encoding DMT family transporter, which translates to MPWITLIAAGLLEIVWATAMKQSQGFTRILPTGIMLVGMVASFWLLAIAMRSLPLGTSYMVWTGIGAVGAFIVGVVLFGEPVTMGRLVAAGLILAGIVAMKLAS; encoded by the coding sequence ATGCCCTGGATCACCCTTATCGCCGCCGGTCTGCTGGAAATCGTCTGGGCGACCGCCATGAAGCAATCGCAGGGGTTTACCCGGATCCTGCCGACCGGGATCATGCTGGTCGGCATGGTGGCCTCTTTCTGGCTGCTGGCCATCGCGATGCGCAGCCTGCCGCTGGGCACGTCCTATATGGTCTGGACCGGGATCGGCGCGGTCGGCGCCTTTATCGTCGGCGTGGTGCTGTTTGGTGAGCCGGTGACGATGGGGCGGCTGGTCGCGGCGGGGCTGATTCTGGCCGGGATTGTGGCGATGAAGCTGGCCTCGTGA
- a CDS encoding outer membrane beta-barrel protein: protein MRKHFAIGAAALALSATSVLAEDWSGFYAGIGIGNLEVDTSVPGIKENDTAYGIHAGYRMDAGDWVVGGEFEHDWTNLDLVPGAISVDRVMRLKATLGYDLGPALVYLAAGTANVDVDGLGDDWGGFYGIGAAYAVSDRANVSLELLEHNFNDIGGSGIDADAWSAGLRASWRF from the coding sequence ATGAGAAAGCATTTTGCAATCGGCGCGGCTGCACTGGCGCTGTCGGCGACGTCGGTATTGGCCGAAGACTGGTCAGGGTTCTATGCCGGTATCGGGATTGGCAATCTGGAGGTGGATACAAGCGTTCCCGGCATCAAGGAGAATGACACCGCTTACGGCATCCATGCCGGATACCGGATGGATGCCGGGGATTGGGTTGTCGGCGGCGAATTCGAGCATGACTGGACCAATCTCGATCTGGTTCCCGGGGCGATCTCTGTCGACCGCGTGATGCGCCTGAAGGCCACGCTGGGCTATGATCTTGGGCCGGCCCTGGTCTATCTGGCCGCCGGTACGGCCAATGTGGATGTCGATGGCCTTGGTGACGATTGGGGCGGCTTCTACGGCATCGGCGCGGCCTATGCCGTCAGCGACCGGGCCAATGTCAGCCTGGAACTGTTGGAGCATAACTTCAACGATATCGGCGGCTCTGGCATCGATGCCGACGCCTGGAGCGCCGGGCTGCGCGCCTCCTGGCGGTTCTGA
- a CDS encoding GNAT family N-acetyltransferase, whose protein sequence is MYQPEPETLYCFGRAWECAYIGVMLRIEHGLPPSMRQAAAELYWEAFGAKLGKLLGPAPRGVAFFAQTVHPPSVLAALDGDDLLGIAAFQTDGTGFSQAGIADLFRHYGIGALWRLVPLAMLERSAPGDSLQMDGICVRADARGKGVGAALFQALFAHARAQGYAHITLDVIDSNPRARALYERLGFVARGTESTSFLQPLLGFSAATRMRLTL, encoded by the coding sequence ATGTATCAACCTGAACCCGAAACGCTCTATTGCTTTGGGCGCGCGTGGGAATGCGCCTATATCGGTGTCATGCTGAGGATCGAACATGGCCTGCCCCCGTCGATGCGGCAGGCGGCGGCGGAACTGTATTGGGAGGCATTTGGCGCCAAGCTGGGCAAGCTGCTTGGCCCGGCGCCGCGCGGCGTGGCCTTCTTTGCCCAGACGGTGCACCCGCCTTCGGTCCTTGCGGCGTTGGACGGGGATGACCTGCTTGGCATCGCGGCCTTCCAGACTGACGGGACGGGCTTTTCGCAGGCCGGGATCGCGGATCTGTTCCGGCACTATGGGATTGGCGCGTTGTGGCGGCTGGTTCCGCTGGCCATGCTGGAACGATCAGCGCCCGGCGACAGCTTGCAGATGGATGGCATTTGCGTTCGTGCCGATGCGCGCGGCAAAGGCGTGGGGGCGGCATTGTTTCAGGCGCTTTTCGCCCATGCCCGTGCGCAGGGCTATGCCCATATCACGCTGGATGTGATTGACAGCAATCCGCGTGCCCGCGCCCTGTACGAGCGGCTGGGCTTTGTGGCCAGGGGCACCGAAAGCACGTCCTTTCTGCAACCGCTGCTTGGCTTTTCCGCAGCCACCCGGATGCGGCTGACGCTGTAA
- a CDS encoding UbiH/UbiF family hydroxylase, with protein sequence MTDSSFEQVDVLISGGGIAGLIAAAAFGAEGHSVLCVDPAPPVTEEGAEGADLRSTAFLTPSVSLLGQIGLWERLSPHATPLQVMRIVDAGGAQPAARLIRDFDAAEIGDQPFGWNLPNWLLRREISSRLTQLQTVRFQPGLATAQVVARDEAALVTLSDGRQVRARLLIGADGRNSPVRQALGIGVRTFRYGQKALAFAVTHDLPHENVSTEIHRSGGPFTLVPLPDRDGRPGSAVVWMESGPEVARLAALPPEEFEAALNERSAGILGHLTPATRLSQWPIISQIADSFIGPRTALIAEAAHVLPPIGAQGLNMSLADLAALIELNRNDPGNAAALADYNRKRRPDAYARLLGIDALNRASQASLRPLRDLRAAALGGLYGVAPVRRLMMRAGLGLR encoded by the coding sequence ATGACGGATAGCAGCTTTGAACAGGTCGATGTTCTGATCTCGGGCGGGGGGATTGCCGGGCTGATCGCCGCGGCGGCCTTCGGTGCCGAGGGGCATAGCGTGCTCTGCGTCGATCCCGCGCCCCCGGTGACCGAGGAAGGCGCCGAGGGCGCCGATCTGCGCAGCACCGCCTTTCTGACGCCCTCGGTCTCGCTGCTGGGCCAGATCGGATTGTGGGAGCGTCTGTCGCCCCATGCCACGCCCTTGCAGGTCATGCGGATCGTGGATGCGGGCGGGGCGCAGCCCGCCGCACGCCTGATCCGCGATTTCGACGCGGCAGAGATCGGCGATCAGCCCTTTGGCTGGAACCTGCCCAACTGGCTGCTGCGGCGAGAGATCTCGTCCCGGCTGACGCAATTGCAGACGGTGCGCTTTCAGCCCGGTCTGGCCACCGCGCAGGTGGTCGCGCGGGATGAGGCCGCCCTGGTCACGCTGTCGGATGGGCGGCAGGTCCGGGCGCGGCTGTTGATCGGTGCGGATGGGCGCAATTCGCCGGTGCGGCAGGCGCTGGGGATCGGGGTGCGCACCTTCCGCTATGGCCAGAAGGCGCTGGCCTTTGCCGTCACCCATGATCTGCCGCATGAGAATGTCTCGACCGAGATCCACCGCTCGGGCGGGCCGTTCACGCTGGTGCCGCTGCCTGATCGCGACGGGCGGCCCGGTTCGGCCGTGGTCTGGATGGAAAGCGGCCCCGAGGTCGCCCGGCTGGCCGCCCTGCCGCCCGAGGAATTCGAGGCTGCCCTGAACGAGCGCTCGGCAGGAATTCTGGGCCATCTGACACCCGCGACGCGGCTGAGCCAATGGCCGATCATCAGCCAGATCGCCGACAGTTTCATCGGCCCGCGCACCGCTCTGATCGCCGAGGCCGCCCATGTCCTGCCACCCATTGGCGCGCAGGGTCTGAACATGAGCCTGGCCGATCTGGCCGCGCTGATCGAGCTGAATCGCAATGATCCCGGCAATGCGGCGGCGCTGGCCGACTATAACCGCAAGCGCCGCCCCGACGCCTATGCCCGCCTGCTGGGCATCGATGCGCTGAACCGTGCCAGCCAGGCCTCCTTGCGACCCTTGCGCGATCTGCGGGCGGCGGCGCTGGGCGGGCTGTATGGCGTGGCGCCGGTGCGACGGCTGATGATGCGGGCAGGTCTGGGGCTGCGCTGA
- a CDS encoding pyrimidine 5'-nucleotidase, producing the protein MDFTHVDVWIFDLDNTLYPPEMALFPQIEARMTAYVMRVLDCDHARADQLRDEYWRSHGTTLAGLMERHGVDPSDYLADVHDIDFDVLSPAPDLCAAIHALPGRKLIHTNADSTYARKVLAARGLDMFTQIFGVEETGYHPKPNRAAFDAVIAQSGIDPRRAAFFEDDPRNLAVPHELGMRTVLVGPRRGPDVVSDDAAGQKLPAHIDRHTRDLTAFLQSLTASRV; encoded by the coding sequence ATGGACTTCACACATGTCGATGTCTGGATCTTTGATCTGGATAACACGCTTTACCCGCCGGAAATGGCGCTTTTCCCGCAGATCGAGGCGCGGATGACCGCCTATGTCATGCGGGTGCTGGATTGCGATCACGCCCGTGCCGATCAGCTGCGTGACGAATACTGGCGCAGCCATGGCACCACGCTGGCGGGCCTGATGGAGCGGCATGGCGTCGATCCAAGCGATTATCTCGCCGATGTCCATGATATCGACTTTGATGTGCTCAGCCCGGCGCCGGATCTGTGTGCGGCGATCCATGCCCTGCCGGGGCGCAAGCTGATCCACACCAATGCCGATTCGACCTATGCGCGCAAGGTGCTGGCGGCGCGGGGGCTGGACATGTTCACCCAGATCTTTGGCGTGGAAGAGACCGGCTATCATCCCAAACCCAACCGCGCGGCCTTCGATGCGGTGATTGCGCAAAGCGGCATCGACCCGCGCCGCGCCGCGTTTTTCGAGGATGATCCCCGCAATCTGGCCGTGCCGCATGAACTGGGCATGCGCACGGTGCTGGTCGGTCCACGACGTGGCCCGGATGTCGTGTCCGATGATGCGGCGGGCCAGAAACTGCCCGCCCATATCGATCGCCACACCCGCGATCTGACCGCCTTTCTGCAATCGCTGACCGCGTCGCGGGTCTGA
- a CDS encoding GntR family transcriptional regulator has protein sequence MKDDAYSLILAAIEAGTYRPGDRLVESELAESLGVSRTPVREALQRLETQQMVVRDGRSLIVATLDHNQLAELYVVRAELEGLAARLAARHATPEEVRVLAQMVSEDQKAMHDPQALARANKRFHHQIHLASHNRYLVQQLDLVHRSMALMAKTSLAAEGRGETALAEHKRIVDAIAAGDGSAADQALRQHISMAWETRLKLEAQADLGP, from the coding sequence ATGAAAGATGACGCATATTCCCTGATCCTTGCCGCGATCGAGGCTGGCACCTATCGCCCGGGCGACCGTCTGGTCGAATCCGAGCTTGCCGAATCGCTTGGTGTATCCCGCACCCCGGTGCGAGAGGCGCTGCAGCGGCTGGAGACGCAGCAGATGGTGGTGCGGGATGGCCGCAGCCTGATCGTCGCCACGCTGGATCACAACCAGCTGGCCGAGCTTTACGTCGTCCGCGCCGAGTTGGAGGGGCTGGCCGCGCGTCTGGCCGCCCGCCACGCCACACCCGAAGAGGTGCGCGTGCTGGCCCAGATGGTGTCCGAGGATCAGAAGGCGATGCACGATCCGCAGGCGCTGGCCCGCGCCAACAAGCGTTTTCACCACCAGATCCATCTGGCCTCGCATAACCGCTATCTGGTGCAACAGCTTGATCTGGTTCATCGCAGCATGGCGCTGATGGCCAAGACCTCGCTGGCCGCCGAAGGGCGCGGCGAAACCGCGCTGGCCGAGCATAAGCGGATCGTGGATGCGATTGCGGCGGGAGATGGCAGTGCCGCCGATCAGGCCCTGCGGCAGCATATCTCGATGGCCTGGGAAACGCGACTGAAGCTGGAAGCACAGGCCGACCTTGGCCCCTGA
- a CDS encoding DNA-3-methyladenine glycosylase family protein — translation MIDTAEDLAEGSAHLASICQVWARILPQLGPLPLRRRPEGFEAIASAIVGQQISIAAAAAIWQRMEAAGLLTAPAIAAASDDDLRNAGLSRPKIRYLQGIARAEPDWLDLRDMPDDQAIATLVALPGIGIWTAEIYLKFALGRADIIAAGDLALQEAARMMYELPERPTPAALRDLAQPWAPWRAVAARGLWAYYRHAKGREGIT, via the coding sequence GTGATCGACACCGCCGAGGATCTGGCCGAGGGATCGGCCCATCTGGCCAGCATCTGCCAGGTTTGGGCGCGGATCCTGCCACAGCTTGGCCCCCTGCCCTTGCGCCGCCGCCCTGAAGGTTTCGAAGCCATCGCCAGCGCCATCGTCGGCCAGCAGATCTCCATCGCCGCCGCCGCCGCCATCTGGCAACGGATGGAGGCGGCCGGTCTGCTGACCGCCCCGGCCATCGCGGCGGCCAGCGACGATGACCTGCGCAATGCGGGCCTGTCACGCCCGAAAATCCGCTATCTGCAGGGCATCGCGCGCGCCGAGCCCGACTGGCTGGACCTGCGCGACATGCCCGACGATCAGGCCATCGCCACGCTGGTCGCCCTGCCCGGCATCGGCATATGGACCGCCGAGATCTATCTGAAATTCGCCCTTGGCCGCGCCGATATCATCGCGGCCGGCGATCTGGCGCTGCAGGAAGCGGCGCGGATGATGTATGAGCTGCCCGAACGCCCCACCCCCGCCGCACTGCGCGATCTGGCCCAACCATGGGCACCATGGCGCGCGGTTGCCGCCCGGGGGCTCTGGGCCTATTACCGACACGCAAAAGGACGCGAGGGAATTACATGA
- a CDS encoding alpha/beta hydrolase, protein MSQLKYARKGPDNADAVVVFLHGYGADGVDLLGLADPLSQHLPGTAFYAPDAPERCKGNPMGYQWFPIPWLDGSSEAQAAESMAASVTALNQFLDKVLADERLNADRMVVIGFSQGTMMALQVLPRRDQEVAGIVGISGRLLQPELIEAEALVKPPVLLIHGDQDEVVPFQDMNIAGQALQQAGFTVYGHVMEGTGHGIAPDGLGVALSFLKDRLDK, encoded by the coding sequence ATGAGCCAGTTGAAATACGCCCGCAAAGGACCGGACAACGCCGATGCGGTGGTCGTCTTCCTGCATGGCTATGGCGCGGATGGCGTCGATCTGCTGGGGCTGGCCGATCCGCTGTCGCAGCACCTGCCGGGCACGGCCTTTTACGCCCCGGACGCGCCCGAACGCTGCAAGGGCAACCCGATGGGCTATCAGTGGTTTCCAATCCCCTGGCTGGATGGCTCATCCGAGGCGCAGGCCGCAGAATCCATGGCCGCATCCGTGACGGCGCTGAACCAGTTTCTGGACAAGGTGCTGGCGGATGAGAGGCTGAACGCAGACCGCATGGTCGTGATCGGTTTTTCACAGGGCACGATGATGGCGCTGCAGGTGCTGCCGCGTCGAGATCAAGAGGTCGCGGGCATTGTCGGCATCTCTGGCCGCCTGCTGCAACCCGAACTGATAGAGGCTGAGGCTCTGGTCAAGCCGCCGGTCCTGCTGATCCACGGCGATCAGGACGAGGTCGTCCCCTTCCAGGACATGAACATCGCCGGGCAGGCGCTGCAACAGGCGGGTTTCACCGTCTACGGGCATGTGATGGAGGGCACCGGCCACGGCATCGCGCCCGACGGGCTGGGCGTGGCGCTGTCCTTCCTGAAAGATCGGCTGGACAAGTAA
- a CDS encoding VOC family protein, protein MVQETPPLAGVLESALYADDLDAARAFWQGLMGLEVIVAVPGRHVFFRVTDLPWPQVLLVFRPDATETPPRPDARLPVPPHGARGPGHFCLAVAAEDLDGWRRYLEDRGVAIEADFCWPGGARSIYFRDPAGNSIELGEPRMWA, encoded by the coding sequence ATGGTGCAGGAAACTCCCCCGCTGGCGGGCGTGCTGGAAAGCGCGCTTTATGCCGATGATCTGGACGCGGCCCGGGCCTTTTGGCAAGGCCTGATGGGGCTGGAGGTCATCGTCGCCGTGCCGGGGCGCCACGTGTTTTTTCGCGTGACGGATCTGCCCTGGCCGCAGGTGCTGCTGGTCTTTCGTCCCGACGCGACCGAGACGCCGCCGCGCCCGGATGCGCGTTTGCCGGTGCCGCCGCATGGCGCGCGCGGGCCGGGGCATTTCTGCCTGGCGGTCGCGGCGGAGGATCTGGATGGCTGGCGCCGCTATCTTGAAGATCGCGGCGTCGCCATCGAGGCTGATTTCTGCTGGCCCGGCGGTGCGCGGTCGATTTATTTCCGCGACCCCGCAGGCAATTCCATCGAATTGGGCGAGCCCAGGATGTGGGCCTGA
- a CDS encoding HNH endonuclease, whose amino-acid sequence MLDKHHQTEFRTQFVREPASLRHNPALVLNADFRPLSYYPLSLWPWQEAIKAVFLDRVTIIAEYDDVVRSQRQSFRIPSVVVLKDYVKPQKRVAFTRFNLFLRDEFCCQYCGAKGDLTFDHVVPRSRGGVTSWENVVAACSPCNLRKANRSLRHCGMHLRRTPRRPSSEEMHAVGRRFPPNHLHDSWMDFLYWDAELES is encoded by the coding sequence ATGCTGGACAAGCATCATCAGACCGAATTTCGAACCCAGTTCGTGCGCGAACCTGCGTCGCTGCGGCATAATCCCGCACTGGTCCTGAACGCGGATTTCCGTCCGCTCAGCTATTACCCGTTGTCTCTCTGGCCCTGGCAAGAGGCGATCAAGGCGGTGTTTCTGGACCGCGTCACGATCATTGCCGAATATGACGACGTGGTCCGAAGTCAAAGGCAAAGCTTCCGGATCCCCTCGGTCGTCGTCCTGAAAGATTATGTGAAACCCCAAAAGCGCGTGGCCTTCACGCGCTTTAATCTTTTCCTGCGGGATGAATTCTGCTGCCAGTATTGCGGCGCCAAGGGCGACCTGACCTTCGATCACGTGGTCCCCCGGTCGCGCGGCGGCGTCACCAGCTGGGAAAACGTCGTCGCTGCCTGCAGCCCCTGCAACCTGCGCAAGGCCAATCGCAGCCTGCGCCATTGCGGCATGCATCTGCGCCGTACCCCGCGCCGCCCCTCGTCCGAGGAAATGCACGCGGTCGGCCGACGCTTCCCGCCGAACCACCTGCATGACAGCTGGATGGACTTCCTTTACTGGGATGCCGAACTGGAAAGCTGA
- the dapA gene encoding 4-hydroxy-tetrahydrodipicolinate synthase: protein MFKGSIPALVTPFTPDGELDLGTLKKLVEWHVEQGSHGLAPVGTTGESPTLSHDEHRQVIEEVIRAVDGRIPVIAGAGSNSTREATGLVQFAQEAGAQGALVVTPYYNKPTQDGLIAHYTALHDASDLPIIIYNIPPRSVIDMTPETMGQLAELPRIAGVKDATGKLERVSLQRMSCGKEFIQLSGEDATALAFNAHGGVGCISVTANVAPKLCAEFQNATLAGDFAKALDYQDRLMPLHHAIFIEPGLVGVKYAMSRLGLCEARVRLPLTPLAEATCRRIDAALEHAGLL, encoded by the coding sequence ATGTTCAAAGGGTCTATTCCCGCCCTCGTCACGCCGTTCACCCCGGACGGCGAGCTGGATCTGGGCACGCTCAAGAAACTGGTTGAATGGCATGTCGAACAGGGCAGCCACGGTCTGGCGCCGGTGGGGACCACCGGGGAAAGCCCGACGCTGAGCCATGATGAGCATCGCCAGGTGATCGAAGAGGTGATCCGCGCCGTCGATGGGCGCATTCCGGTCATCGCCGGGGCGGGATCGAATTCCACGCGCGAGGCCACGGGTCTGGTGCAATTCGCGCAAGAGGCCGGGGCGCAGGGCGCGCTGGTCGTGACGCCCTATTACAACAAGCCAACGCAAGATGGTCTGATCGCGCATTACACGGCCCTGCACGATGCCAGCGACCTGCCGATCATCATCTATAACATTCCGCCGCGTTCGGTGATCGACATGACGCCCGAGACCATGGGGCAACTGGCCGAATTGCCGCGGATCGCCGGTGTGAAGGACGCCACCGGCAAGCTGGAGCGCGTCAGCCTGCAGCGCATGAGTTGTGGCAAGGAGTTCATCCAGCTGTCGGGCGAGGATGCGACCGCGCTGGCCTTTAACGCCCATGGCGGTGTGGGCTGCATCTCGGTCACCGCGAATGTCGCGCCGAAGCTATGCGCCGAGTTCCAGAATGCCACGCTGGCGGGCGATTTCGCCAAGGCGCTGGATTATCAGGACAGGCTGATGCCGCTGCATCATGCGATCTTTATCGAGCCGGGTCTGGTGGGGGTGAAATATGCCATGTCGCGGCTGGGCCTGTGCGAGGCGCGGGTACGCCTGCCGCTGACGCCCCTGGCCGAGGCGACCTGCCGCAGGATCGATGCGGCGCTGGAGCATGCGGGGCTGCTGTAG